The nucleotide window ACAATCCGAAGCGCCGGAGCCGGCCGCCGAGACGGCCCGTCCGGTGGATGTGGTGACGGTAGCGACCGAGCCGCTCACGCTCACGTCGGAATTGCCGGGACGCATCGAGCCGATGCGCGTCGCCGAGGTGCGCGCGCGGGTGGCCGGCATCGTGGTGCAGAAGCGCTTCGAGGAAGGCGCCGACGTGAAGGCCGGCGACCTGCTCTTCCAGATCGACCCCGCGCCGCTCAAGGCCGCGGTGTCGCGCGCCGAAGGCGAACTGGCGCGCGCGCAGGCGGCGCAGCAGGAGGCCCAGGCACGGGTGAGGCGCTACGAACCGCTGGTAAAGATCGAAGCAGTGAGCCAGCAGGACTTCGATAGCGCCACCGCCGACCTGCGCAGCGCCCAGGCCTCGGTGCGCTCGGCCCAGGCGGACGTGGAAACCGCGCGGCTGAACCTGGGCTATGCCTCGGTCAAGGCGCCGATCTCCGGGCGTATCGGCCGTGCGCTGGTGACCGAGGGCGCGCTGGTCGGCCAGGGCGACGCCACGCTGATGGCGCGCATCCAGCAGCTGGACCCGATCTACGCCGACTTCACCCAGCCGGTGGCAGACGCCCTGCGCCTGCGTGAAGCCCTGCAGAGCGGCAACCTCGCCGCCGGCCAGAGCCAGGTCCTGCGCCTGCGCATCGAAGGCACGCCTTACGAACGCGAGGGCGAGCTGCTGTTCTCCGACATCTCGGTGGACCGCGGCACTGGTCAAGTCTCGCTGCGTGGCAAGTTCGACAATGCCGACGGCTTGCTGCTGCCGGGCATGTACGTGCGCGTTACAGCCCCCCAGGGTACCGACGCCAACGCCATTCTCGTGCCGCAACGCGCGGTGCAGCGCACCACCGATGG belongs to Pseudomonas phenolilytica and includes:
- a CDS encoding MexC family multidrug efflux RND transporter periplasmic adaptor subunit gives rise to the protein MGRLRALGIAGALVAVLVGCEQSEAPEPAAETARPVDVVTVATEPLTLTSELPGRIEPMRVAEVRARVAGIVVQKRFEEGADVKAGDLLFQIDPAPLKAAVSRAEGELARAQAAQQEAQARVRRYEPLVKIEAVSQQDFDSATADLRSAQASVRSAQADVETARLNLGYASVKAPISGRIGRALVTEGALVGQGDATLMARIQQLDPIYADFTQPVADALRLREALQSGNLAAGQSQVLRLRIEGTPYEREGELLFSDISVDRGTGQVSLRGKFDNADGLLLPGMYVRVTAPQGTDANAILVPQRAVQRTTDGSAHVLVIGADSRVETRQVQTGAMHGSRWQISQGLSGGEQVIVGGLTGLQPGAKVEPRTAQESQQASRQ